A region from the Triticum aestivum cultivar Chinese Spring chromosome 3D, IWGSC CS RefSeq v2.1, whole genome shotgun sequence genome encodes:
- the LOC123074630 gene encoding uncharacterized protein, which yields MATLAPRPDLLLVALRRSRARTLRARAAAVPRACRPPVPPHAARRVFLGLGAAFVDQLARMASGGAPSRSFVAAARPRQGVSPVEQILKNVEWPDEFPFKPDDFSRFDESSDTVFYSAPRFVTHIDDPAIRALTEYYSQVLPPSNTPGVAILDMCSSWVSHYPGGYKQEKIVGMGMNEDELKKNPVLTEYVVQDLNVNPKLPFDDNTFDVITNVVSVDYLTKPMDVFKEMRRILKPSGLAIMSFSNRCFWTKAISIWTSTGDADHAWIVGAYFHYAGGFEPPEAVDISPNPGQTDPMYIVCSRKKTA from the exons ATGGCCACCCTCGCGCCacgccccgacctcctcctcgtcgctcTGAGAAGGTCCCGCGCTAGGACACTtcgcgcacgcgccgccgccgtcccacGTGCCTGCCGCCCTCCGGTGCCGCCGCATGCAGCGCGGCGCGTCTTCCTCGGCCTCGGCGCCGCTTTCGTCGACCAGCTCGCCCGCATGGCCTCCGGTGGTGCCCCATCCCGCTCGTTCGTGGCCGCGGCGCGGCCAAGGCAGGGGGTCTCCCCGGTCGAACAG ATTTTGAAGAATGTGGAGTGGCCGGACGAGTTCCCTTTCAAGCCCGATGACTTCAGCCGCTTCGACGA GTCATCAGATACTGTGTTCTATTCGGCTCCCCGTTTTGTCACGCACATTGACGACCCAGCAATCAGAGCGCTCACAGAATACTACTCCCAAGTTCTTCCTCCAAGCAACACTCCAGGCGTGGCCATCCTGGACATGTGCAGTAGCTGG GTGAGCCATTATCCAGGTGGGTACAAGCAAGAGAAGATCGTAGGGATGGGTATGAATGAAGACGAGCTGAAAAAGAATCCG GTTTTGACAGAGTATGTTGTGCAAGACCTCAATGTGAACCCGAAGCTTCCTTTCGACGATAACACCTTTGATGTTATAACCAACGTG GTTAGTGTAGACTACTTGACAAAACCAATGGATGTTTTTAAGGAGATGAGACGAATACTTAAACCATCTGGGTTAGCTATCATGAG CTTTTCAAATCGCTGCTTCTGGACAAAAGCTATATCCATTTGGACATCAACTGGTGATGCTGACCATGCTTGGATAGTTGGTGCATACTTCCATTATGCTGGAGGGTTTGAGCCCCCTGAG GCTGTTGATATATCTCCCAATCCAGGACAAACAGATCCGATGTACATTGTTTGCTCTAGAAAGAAAACAGCTTAA
- the LOC123078821 gene encoding glucan endo-1,3-beta-glucosidase 14 encodes MAAASAREPSRAASPVATAAGVLLALAVLLTEEVIVADALSIGVNYGQIANNLPAPGRVSTLLRSIKISKVKLYDADPHVLRAFLGTGVEFVIGIGNEHVPAMVSSTVAQAWLQQHVVPHLHAGARITCITVGNEAFKGNDTALQASLLPAMHSVHQALGALGLQGRVNVTTAHSLDIMGVSYPPSAGAFAPGAVPHLQPFLKFLSATRAPFLINCYPFFAYKDDPARVPLDYVLFQPNAGVTDPNTGLNYDNMLYAQVDAVYSAIKALGHTDVDVKVSETGWPSRGDPDEVGATPQHAGTYIGNLLRRIEMKQGTPLRPAVPIDVYVFALFNENLKPGPASERNYGLFYPDGTPVYNVGLRGYLPPMADSQGARQAVHVILLIAIATVAFALS; translated from the exons ATGGCGGCGGCATCAGCTCGGGAGCCGTCGagagcagcttcccccgttgctaCGGCTGCCGGAGTACTCCTGGCcctcgccgtcctcctcacag AGGAGGTGATTGTGGCGGATGCCCTGTCCATCGGCGTCAACTACGGGCAGATCGCCAACAACCTCCCTGCGCCGGGACGGGTGTCGACGCTGCTCCGGTCGATCAAGATCAGCAAGGTGAAGCTCTACGACGCCGACCCGCACGTCCTGCGCGCGTTCCTCGGCACGGGCGTCGAGTTCGTGATCGGCATCGGCAACGAGCACGTCCCGGCGATGGTGAGCTCCACGGTGGCGCAGGCGTGGCTCCAGCAGCACGTGGTGCCGCACCTCCACGCCGGCGCGCGCATCACCTGCATCACCGTCGGCAACGAGGCGTTCAAGGGCAACGACACCGCCCTGCAGGCCAGCCTCCTGCCCGCCATGCACTCAGTGCACCAGGCGCTCGGGGCGCTCGGCCTGCAGGGCCGCGTGAACGTGACCACCGCGCACTCGCTGGACATCATGGGCGTCTCCTACCCGCCCTCCGCCGGCGCGTTCGCCCCGGGCGCCGTGCCGCACCTGCAGCCGTTCCTCAAGTTCCTGTCGGCGACGAGGGCCCCGTTCCTGATCAACTGCTACCCGTTCTTCGCCTACAAGGACGACCCGGCGCGCGTGCCGCTGGACTACGTGCTCTTCCAGCCCAACGCCGGCGTCACCGACCCCAACACGGGGCTCAACTACGACAACATGCTGTACGCGCAGGTGGACGCCGTCTACTCGGCGATCAAGGCGCTGGGGCACACGGACGTGGACGTCAAGGTCTCCGAGACCGGGTGGCCGTCCCGGGGCGACCCCGACGAGGTGGGCGCCACGCCGCAGCACGCCGGGACCTACATCGGGAACCTGCTGAGGAGGATAGAGATGAAGCAGGGCACGCCGCTGCGGCCGGCGGTGCCCATCGACGTCTACGTCTTCGCGCTCTTCAACGAGAACCTCAAGCCCGGCCCGGCGTCGGAGCGGAACTACGGGCTGTTCTACCCCGACGGCACGCCGGTCTACAACGTCGGCCTGCGCGGCTACCTCCCGCCCATGGCGGATTCACAAGGAGCACGGCAG GCGGTTCATGTGATTCTACTCATCGCCATCGCGACGGTCGCTTTTGCCTTGTCCTGA